In Salinigranum marinum, one DNA window encodes the following:
- the serA gene encoding phosphoglycerate dehydrogenase → MKVLVTDPIADAGIQRLRDAGHDVVTDYDSEGDALLDAIADANALVVRSGTQVTREVFETARDLVIVGRAGIGVDNIDIDAATDHGVVVANAPEGNVRAAAEHTVAMAFATARSIPQAHARLRGGEWAKGEYLGTELNGKTLGIVGLGRVGQEVAKRLDSLGMDLVAYDPYIGEERAERLGAELVAFETCLERADFLTVHTPLTPETEGLISTEELELMGGGYLVNCARGGVVDEAALAAAVENGTLEGAALDVFEAEPLSPDSPLLTVEDVIVTPHLGASTEAAQENVATSIADQVLAAFADEPVINALNAPSVDRSAFPRIRPYIELAETAGKVGAQVFDQRISEVEVSYQGDIAEEEVELVTASALKGVFEPLEWQVNAVNAPKIAEERGIDVVETKSRQSEDFQSLVTVTVKNDEDSLGVCGTLFAGDDPRIVRLDGYRVDAIPHGRMLVARNYDRPGVIGFIGTVLGDNDINIAGMFNARRAPGEDAALTVYNLDDPVPESVRDQLLADERLTEVKYITLDNGDEE, encoded by the coding sequence ATGAAGGTACTCGTCACGGACCCGATCGCGGACGCGGGCATACAGCGTCTGCGCGACGCGGGCCACGACGTCGTAACGGACTACGATTCGGAGGGCGACGCCCTCCTCGACGCGATCGCCGACGCGAACGCGCTCGTGGTCCGATCCGGGACCCAGGTGACGCGCGAGGTGTTCGAGACCGCACGGGATCTGGTCATCGTCGGGCGGGCAGGCATCGGCGTCGACAACATCGACATCGACGCCGCGACCGACCACGGCGTCGTCGTGGCGAACGCGCCGGAGGGGAACGTCCGCGCCGCCGCGGAACACACGGTCGCGATGGCCTTTGCGACCGCACGCTCTATCCCGCAGGCGCACGCTCGCCTCCGCGGGGGCGAGTGGGCGAAAGGGGAGTACCTCGGGACGGAGCTCAACGGCAAGACGCTCGGCATCGTCGGCCTGGGCCGCGTGGGCCAGGAGGTCGCGAAGCGGCTCGACTCGCTCGGCATGGATCTCGTCGCCTACGACCCGTACATCGGCGAGGAGCGCGCCGAACGCCTGGGAGCCGAACTCGTGGCGTTCGAGACGTGTCTCGAGCGTGCCGATTTCCTCACCGTCCACACGCCGCTCACGCCGGAGACGGAAGGGCTCATCTCGACCGAGGAACTGGAGCTGATGGGCGGCGGCTACCTCGTCAACTGCGCCCGCGGGGGCGTCGTCGACGAGGCGGCGCTGGCGGCGGCCGTCGAGAACGGCACGCTCGAAGGGGCCGCACTCGACGTCTTCGAGGCGGAGCCGCTCTCGCCCGATAGCCCGCTGTTGACCGTCGAGGACGTCATCGTCACCCCCCACCTCGGTGCCTCGACCGAGGCCGCACAGGAGAACGTCGCGACGAGCATCGCCGACCAGGTGCTCGCGGCGTTCGCCGACGAACCAGTCATCAACGCGCTGAACGCCCCGTCGGTCGACCGGAGCGCGTTCCCGCGGATCCGGCCGTACATCGAACTCGCCGAGACGGCGGGGAAGGTCGGGGCGCAGGTGTTCGACCAGCGCATCTCGGAGGTCGAGGTCAGCTACCAGGGCGACATCGCCGAGGAGGAGGTCGAACTCGTCACCGCCTCGGCGCTCAAGGGCGTTTTCGAGCCGCTGGAGTGGCAGGTCAACGCGGTCAACGCGCCGAAGATCGCCGAAGAGCGCGGGATCGACGTGGTCGAGACCAAGAGCAGACAGTCGGAGGACTTCCAGAGCCTCGTCACGGTCACCGTGAAGAACGACGAGGACTCGCTCGGCGTCTGCGGGACGCTCTTCGCGGGCGACGACCCGCGCATCGTCCGCCTCGACGGCTACCGCGTCGACGCCATCCCCCACGGCCGGATGCTCGTCGCCCGCAACTACGACCGGCCGGGCGTCATCGGCTTCATCGGGACGGTCCTGGGCGACAACGACATCAACATCGCCGGGATGTTCAACGCGCGACGCGCACCCGGCGAGGACGCCGCACTCACCGTCTACAACCTCGACGACCCCGTCCCCGAGTCGGTCCGCGACCAGTTGCTCGCCGACGAGCGGCTCACCGAGGTGAAGTACATCACCCTCGACAACGGCGACGAGGAGTAG
- a CDS encoding PQQ-binding-like beta-propeller repeat protein, which translates to MPATRPTTATPTRRAVLRSAAALGATAGLAGCAQSADRSFPDADWPMAGGGPRNTSSVDGTFPEAVTEAWRTDVGGWPITQPVVVDGTVYVGTDRRFRAVDAADGSQLWESRLRERDANGVAPPEVAGSPAYAATDDVLVVTTYEGGREGRGGRVAGYDAATGERRWERTPAGRYAYSVRVADGTAYLRTSTECLALSAAEGDIEWRREGFEPLRYETFNMHEPFGVGVAPTVGDGTVYVADRNRLRALSVDTGADRWTVDLPYCLSAPAVHGDRVYARGYSSESWTVALTPQGREEWRAPVGGLSAPAATDDVAFVVDGDLVALDAATGDERWRWDLRTDVVGAAPVTADGTVVALGNRSAALSHERPGFGLGSRVRWTLPNQTTETVPPAVGGGHLYVVNPFTDHLVAYRG; encoded by the coding sequence ATGCCCGCCACCCGCCCGACGACGGCGACGCCGACGCGACGCGCGGTCCTCCGGTCGGCCGCGGCGCTCGGCGCGACGGCCGGCCTCGCCGGCTGTGCACAGTCCGCCGATCGGTCGTTTCCCGACGCGGACTGGCCGATGGCCGGCGGCGGACCACGGAACACGTCCAGCGTCGACGGGACGTTCCCGGAGGCGGTGACGGAAGCGTGGCGGACCGACGTCGGGGGCTGGCCGATCACTCAGCCGGTCGTCGTCGACGGAACCGTCTACGTGGGCACCGACCGACGGTTCCGGGCGGTCGACGCCGCCGACGGGAGCCAACTGTGGGAGAGCCGCCTCCGGGAGCGGGACGCCAACGGGGTGGCGCCACCCGAGGTCGCCGGGTCCCCGGCCTACGCCGCGACCGACGACGTCCTCGTCGTCACGACGTACGAGGGCGGACGCGAGGGTCGCGGCGGACGCGTCGCCGGGTACGACGCGGCGACCGGCGAGCGGCGCTGGGAGCGCACCCCCGCGGGCCGGTACGCCTACAGCGTCCGCGTCGCGGACGGGACGGCGTACCTGCGGACGTCGACGGAGTGTCTGGCGCTCTCGGCCGCCGAGGGCGACATCGAGTGGCGGCGTGAGGGGTTCGAGCCGCTGCGCTACGAGACGTTCAACATGCACGAACCGTTCGGCGTCGGCGTCGCCCCCACGGTCGGCGACGGGACCGTCTACGTCGCCGATCGGAATCGCCTGCGCGCGCTGTCGGTCGACACCGGGGCGGACCGGTGGACGGTCGACCTCCCGTACTGTCTGTCGGCCCCGGCGGTCCACGGAGATCGGGTGTACGCGCGCGGGTACTCCAGTGAGAGTTGGACCGTCGCGCTGACGCCCCAGGGGAGAGAAGAGTGGCGCGCGCCCGTCGGGGGCCTGTCGGCCCCGGCGGCGACCGACGACGTGGCGTTCGTCGTCGACGGTGACCTCGTCGCGCTCGACGCCGCCACGGGGGACGAACGCTGGCGGTGGGACCTCCGGACGGACGTGGTCGGCGCCGCGCCCGTGACCGCCGACGGGACGGTGGTCGCGCTCGGAAACCGCTCCGCCGCGCTCTCCCACGAACGCCCGGGGTTCGGCCTCGGGAGCCGCGTTCGCTGGACCCTCCCGAACCAGACGACGGAAACGGTGCCGCCGGCCGTCGGGGGCGGCCACCTCTACGTGGTGAATCCCTTTACCGATCACCTGGTCGCCTACCGCGGCTGA
- the thrC gene encoding threonine synthase, giving the protein MSLELTGEIPTAPDDADDGVWLECIECGETFAPFADIRYTCDDCDGLLEVTYADPPTFDDFEGRGVWRYAAALPFQEGVTLPEGATPLHRVPRLEKAIDVDTLRVKHEGMNPTGSFKDRGMTVGVRVAKALGVGRLACASTGNTSAALAAYGARAGLETLVLLPSGKVAAGKIAQAALHDARILEVDGNFDACLDIVQELAAAGEVYLLNSLNPFRLEGQKTIGLEILEEFSDDYGTYPDRIVLPVGNAGNTAALYKAFRELVQSGALDADDVPKLTGVQAEGAAPMVEAVDAGADEVRRWDDVETIATAIRIGNPVNAPKALPGIRNTGGTAVSVSDTEITAAQRALAKEGVGVEPASAASVAGLKKLRDRGDVDADERVVCLTTGHLLKDPDAAFEAGNEPEPVANDTDAVLDLLDRSPGQSPGLLRRLLPF; this is encoded by the coding sequence ATGAGTCTGGAGTTGACCGGCGAGATCCCGACGGCACCCGACGACGCCGACGACGGCGTCTGGTTGGAGTGTATCGAGTGCGGCGAGACGTTCGCCCCCTTCGCCGACATCCGCTACACCTGTGACGACTGCGACGGCCTCCTCGAAGTGACGTACGCCGACCCGCCGACGTTCGACGACTTCGAGGGTCGCGGCGTCTGGCGCTACGCCGCTGCGCTCCCCTTCCAGGAGGGCGTCACTCTGCCCGAGGGGGCAACGCCGCTCCACCGCGTCCCCCGCTTGGAGAAAGCGATCGACGTCGACACGCTCAGAGTGAAACACGAGGGGATGAACCCGACGGGGAGCTTCAAAGACCGGGGGATGACCGTCGGCGTCCGCGTGGCGAAAGCGCTCGGCGTCGGGCGACTCGCCTGCGCCTCGACGGGCAACACGTCGGCGGCGCTCGCCGCCTACGGCGCGCGCGCGGGCCTCGAAACGCTCGTCCTCCTCCCCTCGGGGAAGGTCGCCGCGGGCAAGATCGCACAGGCGGCGCTCCACGACGCGCGCATCCTCGAAGTCGACGGCAACTTCGACGCCTGTCTCGACATCGTCCAAGAGCTCGCCGCCGCCGGTGAGGTGTACCTGCTGAACTCGCTGAACCCCTTCCGCCTGGAGGGACAGAAGACGATCGGGCTCGAGATCTTAGAGGAGTTCTCCGACGACTACGGGACGTACCCCGACCGGATCGTCCTCCCGGTGGGGAACGCGGGCAACACCGCCGCGCTGTACAAGGCGTTCCGCGAACTCGTCCAGTCGGGGGCGCTCGACGCCGACGACGTGCCGAAGCTGACGGGCGTGCAGGCCGAGGGTGCCGCGCCGATGGTCGAGGCGGTCGACGCCGGTGCCGACGAAGTCCGGCGCTGGGACGACGTCGAGACCATCGCCACGGCGATCCGCATCGGCAACCCGGTGAACGCGCCCAAGGCGCTCCCCGGCATCCGCAACACGGGCGGCACGGCCGTCTCGGTCTCCGACACGGAGATCACGGCCGCCCAGCGCGCGCTCGCCAAGGAGGGCGTGGGCGTCGAACCCGCCTCCGCCGCGAGCGTCGCCGGCCTGAAGAAGCTCCGCGACCGCGGCGACGTCGACGCCGACGAACGGGTTGTCTGTCTCACGACCGGCCACCTCCTCAAGGACCCGGACGCGGCGTTCGAGGCGGGCAACGAACCCGAACCCGTCGCCAACGACACCGATGCCGTCCTCGATCTCCTCGACCGATCCCCCGGACAGTCCCCCGGTCTGCTCCGCCGACTCCTGCCGTTCTGA
- a CDS encoding carbon starvation protein A, with translation MVQALWLVIAVLALFSAGYLGYSRYLSRFVELDDARETPAHKYEDGQEYVPAKKPVLLGHHYSSIAGGAPIVGPITAGILWGWVPALLWIAIGNPLMGSVHDFVSLSSSLRHEGKSIGYIIGEYVGEKGKSMLLWFAFLTIILVVAVFALVVAIVFDAFPSAATASLIYIGLAFLFGIYLYQLDLPFIPGTAVFVTGVFAGVWVGIQYPLVLVPEGGSIFLPTVINANVSAWIPVVIIYAALASALPVWMLLQPRDYLSSFLLYAGVGGALLAIIVGTVGGMWLGITPIPTQPLAVNIPAFNGFWGVTGTAPLFPLLFITIACGTISGFHSLVSSGTTAKQLDKESDARTIGYGGMLGEGLLATVALSALAVAGASLDPAGGIGVALPNFATGGGIFLTSFGIPQSFGAPFMALVLVSFLLTSTDTAVRLGRYMMEEIVGTPESSAESFAVNRYANAAVQGVPAYILITSGSWVTLWQLFGGANQLLAALALLTATVWLANWDDSKQLISTGVPMAIMVTITTLGLAWLAFYSNLYTKFIQGNPADLGTFGILSAIVQIMLALTLIFLALSLVKMGYDNIQNVRGGTGALATDGGTPDDD, from the coding sequence ATGGTACAAGCACTATGGCTGGTCATCGCGGTGCTGGCACTGTTCAGCGCGGGGTATCTGGGGTACTCGCGGTACCTGTCGAGGTTCGTCGAACTCGACGACGCGCGTGAGACGCCGGCACACAAGTACGAAGACGGACAGGAGTACGTTCCAGCGAAGAAGCCGGTCCTGTTGGGGCATCACTATTCGAGTATCGCGGGCGGGGCACCGATCGTCGGTCCCATCACCGCCGGCATTCTGTGGGGCTGGGTGCCGGCGCTCCTGTGGATCGCCATCGGCAACCCGCTGATGGGGAGCGTCCACGACTTCGTCTCGCTGTCGTCGAGTCTCCGGCACGAGGGGAAGTCGATCGGCTACATCATCGGCGAGTACGTCGGCGAGAAGGGCAAGAGCATGCTCCTGTGGTTCGCCTTCCTCACCATCATCCTCGTCGTCGCGGTGTTCGCGCTCGTCGTCGCTATCGTCTTCGACGCGTTCCCGAGCGCGGCGACCGCGAGCCTCATCTACATCGGGCTCGCGTTCCTGTTCGGCATCTATCTCTACCAGCTGGATCTGCCGTTCATCCCGGGGACCGCCGTCTTCGTCACTGGCGTCTTCGCCGGCGTCTGGGTCGGCATCCAGTACCCGCTGGTGCTCGTTCCGGAGGGCGGGAGCATCTTCCTGCCGACGGTGATCAACGCCAACGTCTCGGCGTGGATCCCGGTCGTCATCATCTACGCGGCGCTCGCCAGCGCGTTGCCGGTGTGGATGCTGCTCCAGCCGCGTGACTACCTGTCGTCGTTCCTCCTGTACGCGGGCGTGGGCGGCGCGCTGCTGGCGATCATCGTCGGCACCGTCGGCGGCATGTGGCTCGGCATCACGCCGATCCCGACCCAGCCGCTCGCGGTCAACATCCCGGCGTTCAACGGCTTCTGGGGCGTCACCGGGACGGCCCCGCTGTTCCCGCTGTTGTTCATCACCATCGCCTGTGGGACGATCAGCGGGTTCCACTCGCTCGTCTCCTCGGGCACGACGGCCAAGCAGCTCGACAAGGAGAGCGATGCCCGGACGATCGGCTACGGCGGCATGCTCGGCGAGGGCCTGCTCGCGACGGTCGCGCTCTCGGCGCTCGCGGTCGCCGGCGCGAGCCTCGACCCCGCCGGTGGGATCGGCGTCGCCCTCCCGAACTTCGCCACGGGCGGGGGTATCTTCCTCACGTCGTTCGGCATCCCCCAGAGCTTCGGCGCGCCGTTCATGGCGCTGGTCCTCGTGAGCTTCCTTCTTACCTCGACCGACACCGCCGTCAGGCTGGGTCGGTACATGATGGAGGAGATCGTCGGCACGCCGGAGTCCTCGGCGGAGTCGTTCGCCGTCAACCGCTACGCGAACGCCGCCGTCCAGGGCGTCCCCGCCTACATCCTCATCACCAGCGGCTCGTGGGTGACGCTCTGGCAGCTGTTCGGCGGCGCGAACCAGCTGCTCGCGGCGCTTGCGCTCCTGACGGCGACGGTGTGGCTCGCCAACTGGGACGACTCCAAACAGCTCATCTCGACGGGCGTCCCGATGGCGATCATGGTCACGATCACGACGCTCGGTCTCGCCTGGCTGGCCTTCTACAGCAACCTGTACACGAAGTTCATCCAGGGGAACCCCGCCGACTTGGGCACGTTCGGCATCCTCTCGGCCATCGTCCAGATCATGCTCGCGCTGACGCTCATCTTCCTCGCGCTGTCGCTCGTGAAGATGGGCTACGACAACATCCAGAACGTCCGCGGCGGCACCGGTGCGCTCGCCACCGACGGCGGAACGCCCGACGACGACTGA
- a CDS encoding ArsA family ATPase → MREFVFFGGKGGVGKTTVSSAYGFKCAAAGLDTLVVSTDPAHSTSDVFDQQFADEPTPVDGIDNLHAMEIDPDDEVERHLMETKRAMGDQVSPAMVNEIDRQLEMAHQTPGAYEAALFDRFVSVMRDNAYDRVVFDTSPTGGTLRLLSLPEFLEGWIDRLLYKRKKSIDLYEKAAIGNNEPRRIMDGDPIVARLEERKELFEFAGRTLRERAAFFLVVNPDELSLKETSRAVENLVDAGLAVEGLAVNKLTPEPDPDENGRGARFLRDRVATETERLRTLREEFDQPVVAEIETRVSEVKGSLLADVADELDIGVSAEPPA, encoded by the coding sequence ATGCGCGAATTCGTCTTCTTCGGCGGTAAGGGCGGCGTCGGCAAGACCACGGTCTCGTCGGCGTACGGGTTCAAGTGCGCCGCCGCGGGCCTCGACACGCTCGTCGTCTCGACGGACCCCGCCCACTCCACCTCGGACGTCTTCGACCAGCAGTTCGCCGACGAGCCGACTCCCGTCGACGGGATCGACAACCTCCACGCGATGGAGATCGACCCCGACGACGAGGTCGAACGCCACCTCATGGAGACCAAGCGGGCGATGGGCGATCAGGTGAGCCCGGCGATGGTCAACGAGATCGACCGCCAGCTCGAGATGGCCCACCAGACGCCCGGCGCGTACGAAGCGGCGCTGTTCGACCGCTTCGTAAGCGTGATGCGCGACAACGCGTACGACCGTGTCGTCTTCGACACCTCCCCGACGGGCGGGACTCTGCGACTCCTCTCGCTCCCGGAGTTCCTCGAGGGGTGGATCGACCGCCTCCTGTACAAGCGAAAAAAGAGCATCGACCTCTACGAGAAGGCCGCCATCGGCAACAACGAGCCCCGGCGCATCATGGACGGCGACCCGATCGTCGCCCGACTCGAAGAGCGCAAGGAGCTGTTCGAGTTCGCCGGGCGAACCCTCCGGGAGCGGGCGGCGTTCTTCCTCGTCGTCAACCCGGACGAACTCTCGCTGAAAGAGACCTCGCGCGCGGTCGAGAACCTTGTCGACGCCGGACTCGCCGTCGAGGGACTCGCGGTGAACAAGCTCACCCCCGAACCGGACCCGGACGAGAACGGCCGCGGCGCGCGGTTTCTGCGCGACCGCGTCGCCACCGAGACCGAGCGACTGCGGACGCTCCGCGAGGAGTTCGACCAGCCCGTCGTCGCCGAGATCGAGACGCGCGTCTCGGAGGTCAAGGGCTCGCTCCTCGCCGACGTCGCCGACGAACTCGACATCGGGGTCTCGGCCGAACCGCCCGCATGA
- a CDS encoding DUF5828 family protein, with product MEESISGFKHRGSWGDIVEHGERITSALRDAGVDGEAFEEWDEWRPKSHERLSQDVNEKTAAQASVAEGEGEKAGKKPEEDLQSAGRKLSESYDKVEEGDNEGAVERWQDSIDYVKRAADSASRKALRAVEDTVYRKVMTQLAPYYFDNELISANVQRAARGTGEEDQFIFEVNVNDDDLKGAVSDRLSEYESEVDRWHIDTQKETATVEAAEGVEPPRNDPESKSTTN from the coding sequence ATGGAAGAGAGCATCTCGGGGTTCAAACACCGTGGCTCGTGGGGGGATATCGTCGAGCACGGCGAGCGCATCACCAGTGCCCTGCGCGACGCCGGTGTCGACGGGGAGGCGTTCGAGGAGTGGGACGAATGGCGGCCGAAGTCCCACGAACGACTCTCCCAGGACGTCAACGAGAAGACGGCCGCACAGGCGAGTGTCGCCGAGGGCGAGGGGGAGAAGGCGGGGAAGAAGCCCGAGGAGGACCTCCAGAGCGCGGGTCGGAAACTCTCGGAGTCGTACGACAAGGTCGAGGAGGGCGACAACGAGGGGGCCGTCGAGCGGTGGCAGGACTCCATCGACTACGTCAAACGCGCCGCGGACTCGGCGAGTCGGAAAGCACTCCGCGCGGTCGAAGACACCGTCTACCGGAAGGTGATGACCCAACTCGCGCCGTACTACTTCGACAACGAACTCATCAGCGCCAACGTCCAGCGGGCCGCTCGCGGCACCGGGGAGGAGGACCAGTTCATCTTCGAGGTGAACGTCAACGACGACGACCTCAAGGGGGCTGTCTCCGACCGACTCTCGGAGTACGAGTCGGAGGTGGATCGCTGGCACATCGACACCCAGAAGGAAACCGCCACGGTCGAGGCCGCCGAAGGCGTCGAACCACCGCGAAACGACCCCGAATCGAAGTCGACCACCAACTGA
- the serB gene encoding phosphoserine phosphatase SerB — MKLIAFDFDGTLSDSEMTVLLGDREGVADEMAEITERAMNDEISYAKSLRDRASLLEGLEEERADDAYGEVALRPGAAELLRRLDDYGHHVAILTGGFERGVERALDKEGVRDAVDTIVSNRLPIEGGRLTGGVEGPLIEGTKDHELERLASELGVASDQTVAIGDGANDLPMLEVAGLAVGYLPKPAVEPHCDLVVPTMERLAQVFEERGLLRPTEE; from the coding sequence ATGAAACTGATCGCGTTCGACTTCGACGGGACGCTCTCGGACTCGGAGATGACGGTGCTGCTCGGCGACCGGGAGGGGGTCGCCGACGAGATGGCGGAGATCACGGAGCGGGCGATGAACGACGAGATCTCCTACGCGAAGAGCTTACGCGATCGCGCGTCGCTCCTCGAAGGGCTGGAAGAAGAACGCGCCGACGACGCGTACGGCGAGGTCGCGCTCCGACCCGGCGCGGCGGAGTTGCTCCGCCGCCTCGACGACTACGGCCACCACGTCGCGATCCTGACCGGGGGGTTCGAGCGCGGCGTCGAACGCGCACTCGACAAGGAGGGCGTTCGCGACGCGGTCGACACTATCGTCTCGAACCGGCTCCCGATCGAGGGCGGGCGACTCACCGGCGGGGTCGAGGGGCCGCTCATCGAGGGGACGAAAGACCACGAACTCGAACGGCTCGCTTCGGAACTCGGCGTCGCGTCGGACCAGACCGTCGCGATCGGCGACGGCGCGAATGACCTGCCGATGCTCGAAGTCGCCGGACTCGCCGTCGGTTACCTCCCGAAGCCGGCCGTCGAACCCCACTGCGATCTCGTCGTTCCGACGATGGAGCGCCTCGCGCAGGTCTTCGAAGAGCGCGGCCTGCTGCGGCCCACCGAGGAGTGA
- a CDS encoding DUF6517 family protein, with translation MTTPVREYRRDDGVVVGVVSTPAVRPVENRPAYRDPLATLAIEAQVDYAQTRYDVAEVGAGERVRNVTLFGNETALERVEAAARGEPVTVSLTRGRDGDDFVTVIVVAPVGSDVDVAGIVAGVEH, from the coding sequence GTGACGACGCCGGTTCGCGAGTACCGCCGCGACGACGGCGTCGTGGTGGGGGTCGTGAGCACCCCGGCGGTTCGGCCCGTCGAGAACCGCCCAGCGTACCGCGATCCACTGGCGACGCTCGCGATCGAAGCGCAGGTCGACTACGCACAGACGCGGTACGACGTGGCGGAAGTCGGCGCGGGCGAGCGCGTGCGGAACGTCACGCTGTTCGGCAACGAGACGGCGCTCGAACGGGTCGAGGCGGCGGCCCGCGGGGAACCCGTGACGGTGTCCCTGACGCGGGGCCGCGACGGCGACGACTTCGTCACCGTGATCGTCGTCGCCCCGGTCGGAAGCGACGTCGACGTCGCCGGGATCGTCGCCGGCGTCGAGCACTGA
- a CDS encoding glycine zipper domain-containing protein: MPCSSRSRTERKEATKGAAAGATVGALVGSPLGPLGAGIGAGFGGASGFIAGTAKGKMRSKLNPCRR; this comes from the coding sequence ATGCCTTGCTCGTCTAGGTCACGCACGGAACGCAAAGAGGCGACGAAAGGTGCGGCCGCGGGTGCGACGGTCGGCGCACTCGTCGGCTCGCCGCTCGGCCCGCTCGGTGCCGGCATCGGCGCGGGCTTCGGCGGTGCCTCCGGCTTCATCGCCGGCACCGCCAAGGGGAAAATGCGGTCGAAACTGAACCCCTGCCGCCGTTGA
- a CDS encoding helix-turn-helix domain-containing protein, with the protein MADSPDMANLLETDDPGFQHVLSCVFGIQDHESRTYLVLLRNPGSTVAELADVLDRDRSNVNRSLTTLMEKGLAERQRRLLDPGGYVYQYTATPLPEAKEMLHEALDAWAETVHSRIDDFGSEPAA; encoded by the coding sequence ATGGCAGACTCCCCAGACATGGCCAACCTGCTGGAGACGGACGACCCCGGGTTCCAGCACGTCCTGTCCTGTGTGTTCGGCATCCAGGACCACGAGAGCCGGACGTATCTCGTGCTCTTACGGAACCCCGGCAGCACCGTCGCCGAACTCGCCGACGTGCTCGACCGCGACCGGAGCAACGTCAACCGCTCGTTGACGACGCTGATGGAGAAGGGACTCGCCGAGCGCCAGCGTCGACTGCTCGACCCCGGCGGCTACGTCTACCAGTACACCGCGACGCCGCTGCCGGAGGCCAAGGAGATGCTCCACGAGGCGCTCGACGCGTGGGCCGAGACGGTCCACAGCCGCATCGACGACTTCGGCTCCGAACCGGCGGCGTGA
- a CDS encoding cupin domain-containing protein: MGYRVVETETVEPTPDRPCTLRRLSERAGLERMAINRFEAEPGEQVPLAYHYHDEQEEAFFVLSGTLHVETPEEEYVVPAGSLFAVDPGSPQRAYNPAEADAAVELIAVGAPAASGDVHAYDPDDESRPS, encoded by the coding sequence ATGGGTTACCGAGTCGTGGAGACGGAGACAGTCGAGCCGACCCCGGACCGGCCGTGTACGCTACGGCGGCTCTCCGAGCGGGCGGGGCTCGAACGGATGGCGATCAACCGGTTCGAGGCCGAGCCCGGCGAGCAGGTGCCGCTGGCATACCACTACCACGACGAGCAGGAGGAGGCGTTCTTCGTTCTCTCGGGGACGCTCCACGTCGAGACGCCCGAGGAGGAGTACGTCGTGCCCGCGGGGAGCCTGTTCGCCGTCGACCCCGGCAGTCCCCAGCGGGCGTACAACCCGGCGGAGGCCGACGCGGCGGTCGAACTCATCGCGGTCGGCGCGCCAGCGGCGTCGGGCGACGTCCACGCGTACGACCCCGACGACGAGAGCCGACCGTCATGA